The DNA segment ATGCTTTGAGTGTGAAATGTGGCCAGTTACGTCCAAGAAGTGCATGTGATTTGCTCATACTTACAGAATTTCTTTTCAAAGAGGTGAAATAATAATCACTGTACTAATTTGCCTACAGATGTTTTCCTCGTCTCAAATACCATCGTGGTCTCAACTCCAACTTTTGGACGAATCACCAAGCACCGCGTTGGACTCATACTCACCCCCATTTCTTCTTCTCGCACCACATACTGGGCCACTTTGAAGGAGCTCAAATATTCATTCATGCCCTGTAGCTCCGTGTCTTCAGTCTCATCCTGGTTCCGGTCCAGCAGTCGTTCAATGGCTTTATCATCATAGTGGATGACACTGCTGTCTTCTCCCTCTTTGTTGTCTCCTCCTATAAAGAATCAGGGGTCCACACCCCCAGTTAGCATCAGCAGCTGCAGTGGAGAAAGCTAGCCCCACAGACCCAAGGTCTGAGTCCCAAGACCCTCGGGATCAAAGATGCCCTTTAGAGCAGCCACACCCCACACCAACACAAGTTCCTGACCAGCTCACCTCCATCTGTGGCCTCATCTTTGAACAGCTCCTCGGTGCCAAACTTGAGGATATCATCAAGCTCCTGTTTGGACATGGATCCAGTCTTGGAGCCCAGCCCAGGCCGAACAACGAGATGCGtcagcatcatctttttcttGGCCACCTGCGTGATGCGCTCTTCCACAGACGCACGGGTCACAAACCGATAAATCATCACCTTCTTATTTTGCCCAATACGGTGAGCTCTGCTAAAGGCCTGGAGTGGGATACAAAACGAAGACAAAAACTGAAGTAACCGTGTTTTTTTGCCCTGACTTTCACATAGTAAGCCAAACCCAGCATGAGGCTCGAGCTGCAGCTTGCCTCATGCAACTTCCTTTTGCACCCCTGCTCCCAGACACCATCCTCTAACTGTGTTACCCAAAATAGGACCAGAGCTAACCCAAACTCTCCAGCTTACAATAAGGTAAAAGGCATTTAAAAAgaatctattgttttcccctgAAACAACTAATTCCAGATGATGGAGCCCTTACAGAGAACACTGTGCATTTCCAGTAAGTTACTGTATGCCAAGGCTGCTGCCTCTGCTCACCTGGATGTCATTATGGGGGTTCCAATCAGAGTCGTAGATAATAACTGTGTCAGCAGTAGCCAGATTGATTCCAAGGCCCCCAGCTCGAGTGGAAAGCAGGAAGCAAAACTGCTGAGCACCTGGTGCTAAGACAGGAACCACAATTCCAATGAACAAATGTATAAGGAGCATCAGAAATACAAAACCTCATTAGCAGATGCAAAATGCTACATATAGGATGGATATACAACAGGTCCTACtgtgtatagcacaaagaactgtgttcagtatcttgtgatacaccacagtggaaaagaatatgaaaaagaagatatatttttaaaaaagacttgtatatatgtatgactcaatcactctgctgtacagcagaaattaacccaacactgtaagccaactatacttgaattaaaaaaatttaaaacaaaaacacacctcTTTAAGCAAACACCAAAGTATCAATAATGGTATCGTAAGCAAAGAGCAACAACAGATACTGAGATGTGTGTGAAAGTTTAAGAAATAGGATGTCACCATGGTCTCAAGTGTCCCCTAAAGGAATTTATCAATCACAATGAAGAAAACCTTACAGGGGAGAAATTAAGCAGACACCACCTGAACCAAGTAATCAAGGCCAACACCAGCAGTGGAACATTATCACTGTCACATCATCCCTGGGAATGATGCACTGAAAAGGACACAGCATCGCTCTTGCAGACTCCTGCCCGAAATGTCTAACGTTGATCaaatcatgagaaaacatcaaCTAGACTGGTATTAGAAAAGCTAAACATTCTATAAAGAAGCTGACTAGTCACCATCAAAGATATCAATATCAtgagtaaaaaagaatgaagaagtgGAAGAGACAACAACTATGAGTGATGTGGGATCCATGAGTGGATCCTGACACATGGTCAGTGGTGACATTCAAGTCTATGACCTGGTTAGTAGTATACTAGAcaccaatgttaatttcctggaTTTGAACATTGTACTGTGGTCATGTAAGTTATCAAGAAAAGCCAGGTGAAAGGTATACATGGACTCGCTATGttatttttttgaacttttgTGTTCAAAACTATCTCaagttataaagttaaaaaaaaaaagaggaggtggTAATGGCTACTGAGACAAGCCTGCCACTAGCTTGCTATCTGGGCTTGGTAAATCTGGATAAATCCGGGTCCCTCCCAGGCCTCAGCATGCAATGAAGATGATTAAATGAAGTGCCCTTCTTTTCAGCAGAGAGAACAAAGACTCCATAGGGAATAAACAATCTCCCAGGAATAATCTGATACATTCTTCCAATCAAGAAATTCTAAAGTACTCTTCCATGTCTATAAAAGACCCTGAACCACTACCCAGAAAAAGAGATGTGAGAGAACAAGTGATAGGTCGAGAGCTCTGAGTGAATGAAGATGCCAGGATCAAAGCCATTCCTCCCCTCTTACCATTGAAGCGGTCAATGGCCTCCTGACGCATGTTCCCAGTGATTCCCCCATCAATACGTTCATATTTATAACCTTCATGTTCCAGGAAGTCCTCTAGCAGGTCCAGCATCTTGGTCATCTGAAGAGGAGCAGAGTTGAATTACGGGATTAATTAGATGACAGTCCTCCCGTATGTCTCTGAGCTGTCCACTGCTACCTGGAAGTTACCTGGGAGAAGATGAGGACACGGTGCCCACCCTCCTTGAGGTTCTTGAGCATCTTCTGAAGCAGCAATAATTTCCCGGATGCTCTGATGAGGGCACTGCCGTCATACATGCCGTTAGGCATCTTAGGGGCTTCCTAAAGaggagcaaaaaagaaaaaataaggaaagaaaccCCACACGGAGtggtccccacccagggatggacaAGAGGTGGCAGAGTTACCATGGCGGCCACCGGGAAGAGATATGGGTGGTTGCAGCACTTCTTAAGATCCATCACCACGTTTAGCAGAGAGACCTGGTTGCCACCCCCTCGGGCATTGAGGGCTTCAAAATTCCGAGTGAGGATGTACTTGTAGTATTTCCTGTGTAGACGACAGGGTAAGGGATATCACCCTCGAGAGTCGTCACCTGGCTCACCATGTGGGCCCAGGGTCTGGGGCCTTCCTTCCAACACCTCTCACTTTGGGACTAAGGAAACCCAAGAAGCGCCATTGCCATCCTTTTAAACAAGGGAAGGAAGCGCTGAGCACTCTGGACCCAGCACCCCGGCCACAGGTTCCTTTGAGCCTCACTGGCTTGGTCACTACCCATCTCATATCAGAGTATGGGGAGGACTGGCAAACACCACACAGACGGGCCGGCGTGTCTAGCTGTGTCTGTCAAACTGAGCCAGCACCCCGTTTCTCCACACTCACTTCTGCATGGGGCTCAGCTCCACACGCACGATCAGCTCTGTCTTGGACGGCATGTTCTTGAACACGTCAGCCTTGAGCCGCCGCAACATGTGAGGGCCCAGCATGTCGTGCAGCTTTTTAATCTGGTCCTCCTTGGCAATGTCCGCaaactcctccaggaagccttccaaaTTGcttcagaaggaaaaggaaagaagctgttagagaggggaagagaagggacaTGACGcaggaggcagaaggagcaggaaggATGAGGAGCCAACTGTGGACAAGCACACACTTACTGGAACCTCTCAGGGGTGAGGAAGTTGAGCAGGTGGAACAACTCTTCTAGATTGTTCTGCAGTGGAGTCCCTGTCAGCAACAGCTTgtgctggagtgagtagccatttagAACTCGGAAAAACTGGTGAAGCAGATGGAGAGAAGTGGAGTACAATGAAAACAGGACTCCAGTACTTCTTTGTAAAGTCCCGTTTTACCGCCCAGCAGTTAAGCCCCTGCccctacctctctctctcttaaaaaaatttttttttattattctttatcttCTTTCCGCAGTGACTTTTTCTTTCAGCCACACTTtgcaatcttagctccccaaccagctAATGAACCCgtgccccacacccccaccccagagtagaagtgcagagtcctaaccactggaccaccagcaatgTCCTCCATCTCTCTTCTAAGGCCTGGCCTCCAAGGCTTATCTATCATGAGTGAGTAAGGAAGGCAGAGATCCTTTTTCCATCTCCCGTACTCCCAGGTCTCCTCTTCCTGAGTTGGTGGTACCAAAACCCTAAAACTGGAGACCACAGCTCCCCGGCCCCTCACCTTAGACTGATTGTTCTTGAGCCGATGGGCTTCATCCACGATGAGGCAGGCCCAGTCAATAGAGCCCAAGATGGCCATGTCAATGGTGATCAACTCATAGGATGTCAGCAGCACGTGAAACTTCACAGATGCCTCTTTCTGCACAAGAAGGTGACTTGGTCACTCGTGTCCAGGCCAAGTCAAGGGACTGGCCggggagggtgggagtgggggaatTCCCTCCTCTCACCTCACCCCAGGGACCAGACTCAAGGACACCATAGCAACAACTCTACCCTACCCCTGCCTCTCTCAGGTACCTTCATGCGGGAAGCCTTCTTGCCGCCACGAATGGCATTGTCCTCAAAGGAGAACTCATTCTCTCGGATGATAGCACGGCTGTCTTTGTCACCCACGTAGGTCACCACGTACATATCTGGAGCCCACATTTCAAACTCCCGCTCCCAGTTGATGATGGTAGAAAGAGGGGCGCTCACTAGGAAGGGGCCCTTGGAATGACCCTGTGAGGAAAAAGAGCAGAGGGAGAATGAGGACTCAGGATCCCACACAAAACCCCAGGGTCCACGGTCCGGCACCCGGCCCCTCCAGCAGGTAGAGGACTGGCCTGTGCACTGCTgctgcccctcctccttccccaggatACAAACACACCCAGCCGCCTCCCTCCCACAGGTCCAGGCCCGCCTCCAGGGAGCTCACACACTGGTCTCTCCACACTGGCTCCACCCACAGTTCTGCTCATCTCAGCGCCCAGCCGACCCCCAGGACTGAGGCTCCGGGCACCCACCACTAACCTCCCCAAGGCTCCACTCCCTCCCATCTGTCTCTGGGTACTTAGGTCTCTCTTACTGTCACTCAACACTGTTCTCCAGGTCAGAgactagtttttttttcctttctctgtctcttgggAGTGCAAGAGAAGACCCTGAACACAGAACATTCCCCCAGACACAAAGCCAGTAGCCCCAGCTCTCGTACCTCCTTGTAAAGGGAGTACAGGAAGACTGCAGTCTGCACTGTCTTCCCAAGGCCCATCTCGTCGGCCAAGATGGTGTCGGTGCCCTGAGCCCAGGAGAAGCGTAGCCAGTTCAGGCCTTCCATCTGATAGGGGTGCAGGGTCCCACCCGTAGCATCCAGGTACTCTGGCTGGCGCTCATACTTCACTGTTGgctgaaggaggaaaagaggaagtcATGAGCTGGTGAGGAATTCCCTTCCTTCCCTAAGACAGTAGCTGCTCCTCCTCACACATGCTCACTAGAGCCTACTCAAGGAAGCCACAAAAGACTGGCAGGGGAAAAGGTGCTTAATGGTTATTTTAAGTTTGTGTTTTACTTAGGGTCCTGCAAGAAGCAAGGCAAGATGGAGGTCTTGGTCCCACAGACATTAGAAGACAGACACGTCACAGTCTCCCTGGCAGCACAATAATTCTACCAGTCAGGGTCTACCAGGTGAAAAGTTCTACGTTCTCCACAAATTTACTTTTAACCTTAACCTTACTCATATGTTACACAAAACCCCAAGGAACTGAGCCATGAATTAAGGctcaaaagatgcaggttccaaAAAAAGTTTCATAAAAGCTTGGTGGACTCCTCCATACTTAACACTTCCTCAGTCATACGTTAATGcctatgtttttgcttttctgacgagggaaaagaaaataaaagtattccCAGTACTTTTCCTGGTTTCCAGAGACGTGGAGACACCAGGAAGCCATCTGTGTGAAGCATTTTAGCCACACCGACTTGAATGTCTTAGACCACCACTGTCAGAGGAGCACAGAAGACACGTCGTCCTGCCCGCCCTTTTCTGCCAACTCACATCAACCGTTGGGGTTTCAGGGGGCCTCTCCAACTTCCTCAGCTTCACCTTCTTCAGCTTCTTGCCTGGTCGTCCCTCCTCACCCCTCATCAACTCCCTGAAGAGGACAGAGATGTCACAGCGCTGCCAGGGGTCCTTCTCAACAAGCAGCAGCTCTGATCACTGAGGTCGCTCACCTGTGATTCCAGTAGCTCTGCTTGAACAGGTCATAGTCCTGAATCTCCACATCCTCGCTCTCCCAGGATGCCTGGTCATAGGGTAGGTCCCGCCACTTGATCAAGTAGTGGACGTGGCCCTTCTTGTCCACGCTGCAAGGTCAAGAGGAGAAAGCTCTGAGCCAGAAGGCCCCCCTGCTCAGCTCCCCAGTCAGTCTTGCTCTCAGAAACCGCCAACAATAGATGTTCCAAACCAGGCCTCTGAGGAGGCCAGATGCCACATGGATTCAGAACCAATACATCTGGTCTACCAGTCTTTGCACCAAAAATGATCTCTAATCTACAGTCTATGGCTCAAAGGCCAGGATTCAGTCAGTTAATAAATAACACACTGAGTGTCTTGTCCAACTGTAAGTTACTGGTGAGGTCCATTTTCTGAATCCCCTGAGGATACGCAGCCCACCTCCAGGATGCCCGGCCGGCTCCACCGGTACCTGTGGTTGAGAATTCGGTGGATCATCATCCACTCGGGCTTTATCCCATAGCGATAGAAGCGCTCCTCCATCTCAGCGAATTTAGGGTCCTTGTTCTTCCGCTTCCGACTCTTCTCCTCGTCACCACCGAAGTCCCCAGAGGGTGGTTCATCCATGTCATTCTTGCGCTGATAGTTTCGGAACATCACTTGACAGTGTAGCTCCAACTGCAAGCAGGACGAGAAAGACATCAGCAAAAGTGACAGCCACCCTTCTCTCCACAGGCTGTACTATCACTGCCGCCCCCATCCAGTCTCTCCCAGGCTCACCTGCAGCTCAGACACCCAGGAGCAGTGCCAGTACGACATCCCTTGCCACTTGACGAAGAACTGCCGCTCTGGCCGCCCCTCCAAGGGCTTGGGGGACGGAGTGTTGGGATCAGCATCTGGGGGCCGAGGCACTGGCGTGGGAGATGGTGGCTGACCCCACTTCCAGATTAGGATCTTCTGAACTTTGCCCTTGAGAGCTGGAcactaagagagaaaaagagatgagTCAATACCAAAGCACTACCATAGGGAGGAGATGTATACCTGAGAGCAGCTTCAACCTCATAGTTAGTAAAATCTCATTTCAATTACAGTCTTATCCCAAAACCctatgagagagagaagagaatctCCTGTTTTTGGACTTAGTCCAGGACTGGTGTGACATCACTCCTATCTGCCTAACAGAGCTAGCAGCTAGAGCAAGTAGGCACAGAGAAGTCACAGGCCTGGAGCCCAGGTTTCCTTGCTTAATCTATTAGATCGGTGCAAACATAATTGCAGTTTTGGACTGTGAAATTTAACAtttaatcattataactaggctcaaacacagtTTTATCAATCAAAATAGGGACTAATACaataaacacatttttgccaatgagaaatatgtTTATTCCTGTGGTGTAAAAATCCAGGCTTCGGGATTCAATGAATTCTTGGAAAGGATTTTCCACATTatgctggttgtggaagtgttttccctgcaaaaagtttttAAGCTGATTGAAGTAGCAGTAGTTGGGAGACATAGAGgtagaggtcaggtgaatacggcagatgaggcaaaattttgtagcccaatttgttcaactttttgaTTGAACATTGTGTGAACACTGCATGATGTTCAACATTGATTGAACATCAACTTTTTGACTGAAGCGTTGATTGTGTCATGTATGGTTGGGTGCTGTCATGGAGAAGAATCAAACCCTTTCATTGCTGTAGGTCTGGTAGCTcacacaataaagaatctgcctgcaatgcaggagactgggtttcgATCTCTGCGTCGGGAACAtccccagaaggaaatggctacccactccagtattcttgcctgggaaatcccacagacagatgagcctggtgggctatagttcatggggttgcagagtcggacactactgagcagctaacacactttCActgaccaatgctggctgcaggcgCTGTGgctttcagtgcatctcattgcTTTGCAGAGCATACTTCCAaaatgtaatggtttcactgggatacagaaagctgtagtggatcagaccggcagcagaccaccaaacagtgaccatgacctttttttggtgcaaattTGGCTTAGGAGATGCTTTGGAGCAttttctcagtccaaccactgagctggttgttACCAGTTATTGTATAAAATACACTTTTCGTTGCATATCAGtctgattgagaaatggttcttcattgttgcatagaataagagaagatgacacttcaaaacctTTCCAATTTACTTCAAATGCTGAACCACCGTAGAATGGTTgatgttgagttcttcagcaacttcttatGTGGTTTTAAGAGGATGAGCTTCAGTGATTACTCTCAGTCGGTCACTGTCAACGTCCTATGACCGGCCACTACACTCATCTTCAAagttctcatctcctttgcaagaCTTCTTAAaccaccactgaactgtacattcgttagcagttcctgggccaaatgtgctgttgatgttgtgagttttctccactgctttatgactcattttgaactcaaataagaaaactgattgaatttgctttttgtctagcaTCATTTCCACAgcttaaaatacacataaaataactGTTAGAAAAGACATAAACCAAGAAATAtccattaaaatgatatatagcacaaccacatttaagaatgtattccaattaTCAAATAGCAAAGTTCAACAGTGCTAAACCTCATTTACATCCCACTTGGGAGAACAAGCAAAGCATCAGCTCTGTTGGAAGTCAGTCCTATAGCTTCCCAGGAGAAAGGCATCCCAGGACCACAAAGTAAGGAAAACCCCGGTTTCGGGGCTCAAAGGCCTCCAGCCCTCCAGTGGCCTCTCCTGCACCTCAGCCTGGAGATGCCCACATGGAAGAGGGGTGAACCCTTGGGCTGGTCCACGCCTCCCTCGTCTGAGCCCAGTTGGGGCCAGGCACTCACCGTGCAGCGGGGACACAGCCATTCGCCGTTGGGGATCTCTGGGAGGGGGGGGTTCAGGCAGTGGATGTGGTAGGAGGAGGGACAGGTGTCACAGCAGAGCAGCTCCCCGCCATCCTTGCAGACCCGACAGAACTCCATGTGGTGATCATCCTCTTCCTCGGGGTCTCCCCCAACCTCCTCCAGGATCTCCTCGCCCTCCGAATTGTCCTCCTTTGCCTCCCACTGGATGCCTTCCTTCTCCTGAAGTTGAAGACCACAGAGTCAGGTTacaaccaccccccaccctcgcCCAGTTGGACCGCACCCTGCATTCCTCCAAGAGCATCCCAaagcccacagccagcagcaccaGCATGTCTCCCCCTGCCCAAGGCCGCGCCCTCAAGGCAAGGCACTCACGCAGTGTGGGCAGCTCCACTTGCCCTCGGGTGCCTTCTCCATGTCCGGGTCCAGGCAGACCATGTGGTATGCGCGGGGACACGTGTCACACAGGATGATCTCTCCGCCTTGCTGGCACACCTCACAATAGTCCTGGTGGTCTGTCTCATAACCATCCACAGCAGTCACCTCCTCCTCGCCTGGGCAAGGAAGAGGGAAAGCCCAGTTATTAGAAAAcgaccacctccccccacccctgaagCCCAGGCCCCATCTCCTTAGGGAGATGCCTCCCAGTCATTCCCCTCAGCCCATCACATATTGATACAGAAAAGCAGCacacctttcttcttcttttttgtggTCCGCAGTTTCTTGCGACTGCGGCTACTGCGACTGGTAGAACCATCAGAAACAGAATAGCTATTGATACTGGCGTCGTCGAAGTCAGACTCCACATCTAAGTCATCGTCCTCACTCTAATGGGGTGAGAGGAAATACGGCTCAAGGTTCAGgccaaggggaaggagagagtggtggAGAAGGG comes from the Bubalus kerabau isolate K-KA32 ecotype Philippines breed swamp buffalo chromosome 1, PCC_UOA_SB_1v2, whole genome shotgun sequence genome and includes:
- the CHD4 gene encoding chromodomain-helicase-DNA-binding protein 4 isoform X7; translated protein: MASGLGSPSPCSAGSEEDDMDALLNNSLPPPHPENEEDPEEDLSEAETPKLKKKKKPKKPRDPKIPKSKRQKKEHLLLCRQLGDSSGEGPEFVEEEEEVALRSDSEGSDYTPGKKKKKKLGPKKEKKSKSKRKEEEEEDEDDDDSKEPKSSAQLLEDWGMEDIDHVFSEEDYRTLTNYKAFSQFVRPLIAAKNPKIAVSKMMMVLGAKWREFSTNNPFKGSSGASVAAAAAAAVAVVESMVTATEVAPPPPPVEVPIRKAKTKEGKGPNARRKPKGSPRVPDAKKPKPKKVAPLKIKLGGFGSKRKRSSSEDDDLDVESDFDDASINSYSVSDGSTSRSSRSRKKLRTTKKKKKDHQDYCEVCQQGGEIILCDTCPRAYHMVCLDPDMEKAPEGKWSCPHCEKEGIQWEAKEDNSEGEEILEEVGGDPEEEDDHHMEFCRVCKDGGELLCCDTCPSSYHIHCLNPPLPEIPNGEWLCPRCTCPALKGKVQKILIWKWGQPPSPTPVPRPPDADPNTPSPKPLEGRPERQFFVKWQGMSYWHCSWVSELQLELHCQVMFRNYQRKNDMDEPPSGDFGGDEEKSRKRKNKDPKFAEMEERFYRYGIKPEWMMIHRILNHSVDKKGHVHYLIKWRDLPYDQASWESEDVEIQDYDLFKQSYWNHRELMRGEEGRPGKKLKKVKLRKLERPPETPTVDPTVKYERQPEYLDATGGTLHPYQMEGLNWLRFSWAQGTDTILADEMGLGKTVQTAVFLYSLYKEGHSKGPFLVSAPLSTIINWEREFEMWAPDMYVVTYVGDKDSRAIIRENEFSFEDNAIRGGKKASRMKKEASVKFHVLLTSYELITIDMAILGSIDWACLIVDEAHRLKNNQSKFFRVLNGYSLQHKLLLTGTPLQNNLEELFHLLNFLTPERFHNLEGFLEEFADIAKEDQIKKLHDMLGPHMLRRLKADVFKNMPSKTELIVRVELSPMQKKYYKYILTRNFEALNARGGGNQVSLLNVVMDLKKCCNHPYLFPVAAMEAPKMPNGMYDGSALIRASGKLLLLQKMLKNLKEGGHRVLIFSQMTKMLDLLEDFLEHEGYKYERIDGGITGNMRQEAIDRFNAPGAQQFCFLLSTRAGGLGINLATADTVIIYDSDWNPHNDIQAFSRAHRIGQNKKVMIYRFVTRASVEERITQVAKKKMMLTHLVVRPGLGSKTGSMSKQELDDILKFGTEELFKDEATDGGGDNKEGEDSSVIHYDDKAIERLLDRNQDETEDTELQGMNEYLSSFKVAQYVVREEEMGEEEEVEREIIKQEESVDPDYWEKLLRHHYEQQQEDLARNLGKGKRIRKQVNYNDGSQEDRDWQDDQSDNQSDYSVASEEGDEDFDERSEAPRRPSRKGLRNDKDKPLPPLLARVGGNIEVLGFNARQRKAFLNAIMRYGMPPQDAFTTQWLVRDLRGKSEKEFKAYVSLFMRHLCEPGADGAETFADGVPREGLSRQHVLTRIGVMSLIRKKVQEFEHVNGRWSMPELAEVEENKKMSQPGSPSPKTPTPSTPGDTQPNTPAPAPPAEDGIKVEENNLKEEESAEAEKEVKSAPPEAAVECTQPPAPASEEEKVPVEPPEGEEKVEKAEVKERTEEAMETDPKGNADVEKVEEKAAVDLTPIVVEDKEEKKEEEEKKEVMLQNGETPKDLNDEKQKKNIKQRFMFNIADGGFTELHSLWQNEERAATVTKKTYEIWHRRHDYWLLAGIINHGYARWQDIQNDPRYAILNEPFKGEMNRGNFLEIKNKFLARRFKLLEQALVIEEQLRRAAYLNMSEDPSHPSMALNTRFAEVECLAESHQHLSKESMAGNKPANAVLHKGILKQLEELLSDMKADVTRLPATIARIPPVAVRLQMSERNILSRLANRAPEPPPQQVAQQQ
- the CHD4 gene encoding chromodomain-helicase-DNA-binding protein 4 isoform X2, with product MASGLGSPSPCSAGSEEDDMDALLNNSLPPPHPENEEDPEEDLSEAETPKLKKKKKPKKPRDPKIPKSKRQKKEHLLLCRQLGDSSGEGPEFVEEEEEVALRSDSEGSDYTPGKKKKKKLGPKKEKKSKSKRKEEEEEDEDDDDSKEPKSSAQLLEDWGMEDIDHVFSEEDYRTLTNYKAFSQFVRPLIAAKNPKIAVSKMMMVLGAKWREFSTNNPFKGSSGASVAAAAAAAVAVVESMVTATEVAPPPPPVEVPIRKAKTKEGKGPNARRKPKGSPRVPDAKKPKPKKVAPLKIKLGGFGSKRKRSSSEDDDLDVESDFDDASINSYSVSDGSTSRSSRSRKKLRTTKKKKKGEEEVTAVDGYETDHQDYCEVCQQGGEIILCDTCPRAYHMVCLDPDMEKAPEGKWSCPHCEKEGIQWEAKEDNSEGEEILEEVGGDPEEEDDHHMEFCRVCKDGGELLCCDTCPSSYHIHCLNPPLPEIPNGEWLCPRCTCPALKGKVQKILIWKWGQPPSPTPVPRPPDADPNTPSPKPLEGRPERQFFVKWQGMSYWHCSWVSELQLELHCQVMFRNYQRKNDMDEPPSGDFGGDEEKSRKRKNKDPKFAEMEERFYRYGIKPEWMMIHRILNHSVDKKGHVHYLIKWRDLPYDQASWESEDVEIQDYDLFKQSYWNHRELMRGEEGRPGKKLKKVKLRKLERPPETPTVDPTVKYERQPEYLDATGGTLHPYQMEGLNWLRFSWAQGTDTILADEMGLGKTVQTAVFLYSLYKEGHSKGPFLVSAPLSTIINWEREFEMWAPDMYVVTYVGDKDSRAIIRENEFSFEDNAIRGGKKASRMKKEASVKFHVLLTSYELITIDMAILGSIDWACLIVDEAHRLKNNQSKFFRVLNGYSLQHKLLLTGTPLQNNLEELFHLLNFLTPERFHNLEGFLEEFADIAKEDQIKKLHDMLGPHMLRRLKADVFKNMPSKTELIVRVELSPMQKKYYKYILTRNFEALNARGGGNQVSLLNVVMDLKKCCNHPYLFPVAAMEAPKMPNGMYDGSALIRASGKLLLLQKMLKNLKEGGHRVLIFSQMTKMLDLLEDFLEHEGYKYERIDGGITGNMRQEAIDRFNAPGAQQFCFLLSTRAGGLGINLATADTVIIYDSDWNPHNDIQAFSRAHRIGQNKKVMIYRFVTRASVEERITQVAKKKMMLTHLVVRPGLGSKTGSMSKQELDDILKFGTEELFKDEATDGGGDNKEGEDSSVIHYDDKAIERLLDRNQDETEDTELQGMNEYLSSFKVAQYVVREEEMGEEEEVEREIIKQEESVDPDYWEKLLRHHYEQQQEDLARNLGKGKRIRKQVNYNDGSQEDRDWQDDQSDNQSDYSVASEEGDEDFDERSEAPRRPSRKGLRNDKDKPLPPLLARVGGNIEVLGFNARQRKAFLNAIMRYGMPPQDAFTTQWLVRDLRGKSEKEFKAYVSLFMRHLCEPGADGAETFADGVPREGLSRQHVLTRIGVMSLIRKKVQEFEHVNGRWSMPELAEVEENKKMSQPGSPSPKTPTPSTPGDTQPNTPAPAPPAEDGIKVEENNLKEEESAEAEKEVKSAPPEAAVECTQPPAPASEEEKVPVEPPEGEEKVEKAEVKERTEEAMETDPKGNADVEKVEEKAAVDLTPIVVEDKEEKKEEEEKKEVMLQNGETPKDLNDEKQKKNIKQRFMFNIADGGFTELHSLWQNEERAATVTKKTYEIWHRRHDYWLLAGIINHGYARWQDIQNDPRYAILNEPFKGEMNRGNFLEIKNKFLARRFKLLEQALVIEEQLRRAAYLNMSEDPSHPSMALNTRFAEVECLAESHQHLSKESMAGNKPANAVLHKGILKQLEELLSDMKADVTRLPATIARIPPVAVRLQMSERNILSRLANRAPEPPPQQVAQQQ